The Vitis vinifera cultivar Pinot Noir 40024 chromosome 8, ASM3070453v1 genome segment atgaaaaatattagatttttgtaaaaaaattccatatttaattaaaaaaattattttatttgaggcTCAAGACTATACTTAAAAGCATCAACCAAAATAaactattataaatattattatatataaaaatatacgctaaatttatatataaattaatatatattataaattaattaaaataaaattatcataaaaatttaattttaattatcacaTATagtgtataataattaaatataaatttataaataaaattatcaatatttgtaaataaaaaatacttatacatCTATcataattacttttattttgttaaatatttttaaattaaataaatctctataaaatttacttttaaattctAAATACTATTATTGGATATTACAGATTATTTTATacttatataaatttctttaacagaacaattttaaaatgttcattattacttcttatattattttttacaattttttttcaatgtctttacgagttttaattaattttcatctaattgatattttatataaaatatttttcaatatatctCATTATACCCATAAAATTGAGttatcaatatatttataaaaataataatttcattccATTCTTGGATGATTGAAGTGGACACGATAAGACCATACACTTATGatttttgataattatataatgaatataaaattattttttaaaattatagtacattgaaaaatattttcaaatcacaATTActaataatgatttaaaaaaaatagaatgaacaTGTGGTTTTACacactcaaaataaaaaataaaaataaaaagagttaccTGAATAAACATGTCATAACAAATATTAGaatggaaaatattttgaaggAAGATctattttggttattttttcttcaaaaaggCTATTTTGACCTTAAACTCTTCCTAAGAAGTGAGTCAATGAGACCAAATtcgaaggaaataaaaaaaaattaagaattttttttttcaaatataaaaatcaaatctaattaaaattaattaatattttctatattttctatattattttatagaaaaaaaataatttaaaaaaaacatgtaaaaataaatttatttcttttaaatttattttttatttttctttatttttgctttttttttttaaaaaaagaagaagatattttctcttaaattttcttaaagccaAACATAACCATAAGGTGCATATCACTCTTGAATCTATACTCTTCACTGAGTCATTGTGGTAGTATCAAGGAGAATTGTTCTGGGTTGATGACCAAATATTAACATCAGTTTTAATACTTGAGGCCAAGCCACCACGACAACAAAAGGGTGTTCTTGAGCCAATCCCGTACGTCAAACTGGTGGCAAACACAAAAGAGTGATTCTTGACCTTGAGCCAGATCATACTGGTGCCAAGCCATGCTTCTTGCAGAAATATAAGTAGGTATAAAAGAATGAAGGACATGGAAAGCCAATTGTTAGCATACTACACCAAACACAACTGCAAAGCAATCATGGaaaaactatatattatttttatcctcAACCATGAATTCAACATAACGAAAATGGATTTGATCCTATCGATTCTAAACGTCAAACACTTTTAGACCACAATGAAAATAATCTAACATTTTCAGCAAAATACCAATCAAAGTCTATTGGCATCCCAAGGCTCTTTTTAGCTTCTGTGCTCAACAGCAGCAGCTTCCAAGATTCTTTTAGCTTCTGTGTCCATATCAGCTAACTCACTAGGAATCTGTGAAAATTATACTTTAGcttaaaaattaatatgcatatatatatataaccaaacAATAAAATCACTTCAAAGACTAACCTTCCCATAAATGTTTCCCTTTGTAGGAGAAGCTCCATGCGCCAGCAACAACCTAATAACCCCTACGTGTTCACCCCTGGCGGCATGATGGAGAGGCTACACATGTAAACAAAAACGAGAAAACCGTGAGTCATTAACAGTCACCCTTTTTGTAGTTGGGGTTGGGTTTGAAGTGATGGTTCCAGCTCATTTAGAGCCATGAGTTTGAAATTGGACTCTACCAAGAAGGCTTTAAAACTCAAAGCATATATGTTTTGGTGTTTACTTAGAAACTTACAGTATCACCTTCTACATCAACTGATTCCAGCATTCTCTTCACGCATTCAGTGTTATTTGTACTGTTCATTAGAAGTTCAACTATCTCGGTGAAACCCCCTGCACAAGCATCATGTAGAGGAATAGCCCCATCTTCATCCTTGGCCTCTAATGAAGCTCCTCTTTCCAATAGTAGCTACACTAAAAAAGATTCTTCATAATTTCATCTCAATTTCATATAATCataacaataaattaataataatatctaaataTAAGGCAACCTGGACACAAGGCAGAAAACCATACAAACAGGTCAGATGGAGAGCAGTATCCCCATCTTCCACTGGTTCATCAATGCTGCCGTTCAATGTATCTGTGCACACATAATAGGGGTCGCATCAGCAACAAAATGATATATGCCTTCAAAAATGAACTAATTTTGTTTTCCATAGCATTCatcctatgtttggtttttgggaaatttgaaggaaaacataaggaaaaaaaataaataaagaggaaaaatagaagaaaaggcaacaaaaaataaaaaataaattttaacttgattaaatatttttacatgCTTCTTAAAACTCATTTCACAtatgtttccttttctttataaaaattaaataatttgcaACTATGACAGTTTCTAACTAGCTTAGGGTTCACTTGAAGAAAGGATGAGAGGAGGTGTTGGTTTGTTGTGAACTCAAAATCCGTTGATTTTTTTACTGAGGAGAGATTACAGGAAGTTTAAAAACTTAGACGTTTGGGAGTGGTCCCCTCTCCCCAAGGTCCAAAGTGCATTCCTAGTCCCATGGCTAGGAGGTCTTCAGACGGGTGTAACAACATAGCTTGTCCTGAGAAAGAGTCCTTCGTACAAGTGGTTAAGAAGGCCCAGGGTGTAATGGGTGATACAGTGTGAATTAGTTAGCTGATAAAGAGGAGCAGTCTAGGGAGTAGCTTTTGAAGTGTAGCTTAGTGGGGAGGTGGGGGGAGTTCTCAGATCCGGTCCCTGATTTGCATTCACTGAGGAGATGAGCTGCTCAAAACTGGTTTTTGAAACAAGTGAAGATTTTCTTGTTGGGgctgttcttttcttatttgattttgaagaaGTCTTTGATGTGGAATCGGTCCTTGTCAAAGGTCCAAGGAGGTTTGAACACAAGTTCTTGCATTTAGATAGGTGGGATCTTGAGGTTGGATGTTTTCAGAGAGGTGTGCATGCAAGGAAACTGTTGGTGAGAGTGGATAGGTTAGAAAGCTTGATATTGAAAAGGCGCATGATTATGTGAACTAGGGATTTTTTTATAGTGATTCTTAACAAGATAAGCTTTGAGCAGAAGCGGATAGGTCACATTAAGTAGTGCACATCTACAACAaagtttttgttctttttttatagacagatatcaaatatattaaaagcaccaAACAAAATGGTGTATAAAAGTATACAGTGTATATAAAGGCTCCTAAAAACCAATCAAGGCCAAgggataaacaaaaaacaatccCCTTATCTAACTTAATAAATAATGGTCTAGAAAATACCAATAAGATCAATAACAGATCCTAAGGCTGAAAATCAATACAGTTTTGTTATCATATCCAAGTACAAAATGCAAATTATTTAGGTCATCTAAACTTgctacttcattttttttttataggtaaacaAGAAATGCATAAAAAGCACCAAAAAAGCGCACCAAAGTATACAGGATGTATATAACGACTGTCAAAAGATGGTCAAAAAATAGGgaatgggaaaataaaaaactactcCCTCTCTTAGTAAGAACCCaactaatcaataaaatcatataaGGACATTGGGCCTCCAGCTATGTGCAACTTGGTCCAAGAAAACAGGTTACAGAGGAACAAGTTTTTTAGTCTTAGGACAGAGAGCTCGTTTTTTGAACGATCTTCTATTTATCTCATTCCAATTGTCCAAAAGAGACACAAAGGAGTTGCTCCCCATACTTTTTTCCGTCTCCTTCTAACATAGACCCATGCCAACTCAATATAATCTCTTTTATAGAGGGAGACAACACAAAAGATACATTGAAGAGAGAGAACAAAAGCTGCTGCTAAACTTTTGCTATACCACAATGAAGCAGAGTATGGTCAATTGACTCCTTCTAGGTATGACAAAGAATACATCTGTTAGCAAAGGACCACCCTCTCCTCTGGAGTCAATCTTAAGTCAGAACTTTACCCCATGAAGCCTCCTAAATAAAGAAACTCGACTTAGGTGAAATTCAAGAGTTCCAAATAGTAGCTTTTGAGAAAGGGTTTAAACTCCTAAGCTCCAGGCAAGCGTAAAGAAACTTCACAGAGAGAATCGTTTTTTGTCTACAACCAAATAACCTTATCTTCTACTTCCCTATTCACTGTCTCATCTTGAAACCTCGAAAGAAAACGCTCCAAGATATCAATCTCCCAATCGTTTAGATTCCTAAAGAagctaggagtccaaaagctacTAATATTAGATTGATTCCACAGATCCGCCACTCACACCTCCTTTGAGCTAGCTAAGGCATATAAGGAGGGGAATGAAGCACATAACAACTCATTATCACACCACCTATCCTTCCATTGCCCATAGAAAATGAGACTTTAGCATTAACAATCACCCACAATTTCCAAATGGTTTTCCATAGCCCAACCGTGCACCTATCTCTCACTTCATTAGAACACCATTCCCCTTTAACTTCCCCATATTTTCCCTTTATAAAATGTTTCTAGAAAGACTCCCTTTTTATTGCATGTCGCCAAATCCACTTGCTAAGAAAAGCCTTGTTGAGCAAATCAAGGCACCTAACTCCCAACCCCATCTATTTTTTTATCTGAGCATACAATAGCCCACTTCACTAAACGAGGTTTTTTCTCTAAATTCCCTTCACCTTAAGggaaatctctttgaatctATTCTGACCTCATCCTCACTTTCCTCAGCATTTGGAAAAGTGACATAAAGAAGATGGGCATCCTAGAAAACGTGCTCTAAATCAGTGTAAGCCTCCCCCCTTTGGAAATATACTATCTTTTCTACATTGTCTCTTTTGTGAAACCCTTCTTCCATCCCATCCCATATCGTCAAATAATTGGAAGGGGCGCCAAGgggaagacccaaataagtGGTTGGAAGATCTCCTACCTTACAACCTATAATAGAAGCCAAATCTTCCAAGTTTTCCACCCTCCCAACTAAAATGAAGTTGCTCTTGCCTAGATTTATCTTCAAGCCAGaaatggcctcaaaccacataaaaaaCTAACTTAAATGGTTCATTTAAGTGTGGGTGGCctcacaaaaaactaaaatatcattGACAAACAACAAATGGGAAATCTTCAAACCTTTACCATCTCTGTCATTCACCTTGAAGTTAGATAGATAACCACCAGCTTAGCCCTCCAAAGGAAGCAACTGAGCACTTCCATGGCTAGCACAAACAAATATAGTGAAAGTGGGTCCCCCTGCCTCAACCCCTTAGAACTTTGAAAAAAGCCAAAAGGAGTGTCATTAACCAAAGACAGAGAAACTTGCTATCAAAATACCCAATCTAATCCAATCGATCCACTTCTACCCAAACCCCATAATTTCCAAAACCAAAAGCAAAAACTCTCAATTTACATAATCATAGGTCTTCTCAATGCCAAGCTTACACAACACCTTGCAATTGTTGCTTCTCAACATAGAGTCAATGGCTTCATTGGCTATAAGCACAACATCTAAGATTTGCCTTCCTTGCACAAAGGCATTGTAGAACTTGGAAACCACTTTATTCATCACCTTTTTAAGCCTATAAGCTAACACTTTGACCAATAACTTATAAAGACTAACCACCAAACTAATAGGCATAAAATCTTTAAGATCTTTTGCCCCCCTTTCTTTGGAACCAACACCAGAAATGTCACATTGGGACTTGTAACAAATCTTCCCTCATTCAGCTTTTATCTAGACCCATAACAGCCAAGCTCTTCCTCTCTTCCCTCTAGCCTACTTTTATGGATATGTTTCTTCTTTGCTGCCTAACATTGTCTAAAAAATGTAATATCTCTCAAACATAGAACTATGCATAAATGATCCTTAATCCCATGGCTGACATCTATCTCAATCTTTCTACCTAGAAAAattgtaaaggaaaatgattttatcatgtttgaaTTCACTATAAAATGctggaaataaaatcaaatataattcaaCTTAGTTAAAAGTTGATGTATTTGTTATTGTCTTTCACTTTTCCttcctttctcattttcctctttattttcctcaaaattttcgaaaaccaaatatagccttaagCATCTCCTAGTTACATGCAATCACTCTCTTACTGCTATCGATGGTCATATCACACTCAAACATTCAgaacaattttcttttaatctttgCCACATTCTTTTCCAGGAAAGTACGGTTTCCGACACATGATGAAGGAAACCCTAGGGTTTAATTCATATAATCTCAacaaataacattaaaaatgcATCACATGAATTGGggaaagagaagggaaaaagaaaaaagaagaagaagaagagcaaaCCTAGCGCGAGGCGAAGGGCGTCCACATCGCCGAGCTGGGCGGCTGCGGCGAGGTTGCGGAGGTGGGCAGGTGCTTCGACTTCGTCCTCGATTAACTCCCCGAATACAGCTTCATCG includes the following:
- the LOC100262282 gene encoding uncharacterized protein LOC100262282 produces the protein MAVPGRRNGLMEEDDDNDEAVFGELIEDEVEAPAHLRNLAAAAQLGDVDALRLALDTLNGSIDEPVEDGDTALHLTCLYGFLPCVQLLLERGASLEAKDEDGAIPLHDACAGGFTEIVELLMNSTNNTECVKRMLESVDVEGDTPLHHAARGEHVGVIRLLLAHGASPTKGNIYGKIPSELADMDTEAKRILEAAAVEHRS